A portion of the Etheostoma cragini isolate CJK2018 chromosome 13, CSU_Ecrag_1.0, whole genome shotgun sequence genome contains these proteins:
- the map7d2a gene encoding MAP7 domain-containing protein 2a isoform X3: protein MAKTVTSSSAITGEKMAPPSITLLPDKRSPTNGHSSPARTRKTTPTNTEKKPQINGHASPSHLAANINNNHADVEGYMKTDDRMRLAKERREEREKSLAAREQLIREKERRARLQYERTVEERWRRLEEQRQKEELRRNAVGEKRRHQLEEDRERLEALMKRSLERSLQLEQRTKRWSRGCSTGAGDSENAPLPFSAASAFSHGIASPLPAVSESAPCSPHRSPFRGSLNPADHNRAGLQGGSQSTPNTPKKERLRRERRTASPGCGSPVRRSESPACVTRHLASPTTSKLASKMRAESPSNTHQFHNSPTRHRPNLSPDDWKAEDKKVEKHSEQSKAEKKNTGINSPNLSSQHEKNVVNTEINKPRSSKGETLDRHFKGDTSEKNHSPDRKDNMSPKVDSSEKKTQSNSQDGDKKKESAPCSSTGKVAAGTTNAEEATRLLAERRRQARAQKELEDKRREQEEEERLRKEQQRKQFAQEQRQEEAKAQQVKQNGKNEEDHPRLEQQEDKQKKEEHELQTQMNKEREKSQVEVQVDTARQQQERELQKQQEEEERQLRKKRIEEIMKRTRKGEAELKKEEQVETKPVSPPGEVKTVHTNDQVNEQAIQKVEFQVKEQVSVNMKFCAVVKKEAAAAAAQVGNQNSLQVKNNTHQETTTRSVPDKRPDTKHTTEEHGGQLTREGKACVLKPQGREVEKNVNKNRAHVKDQINKELIKPTADAKINQREGGVMNGAVKGEVCALKRSHLTAEVSKRQSLHVLTAAKGGSQMEVIRPPVAPLPSGHLSPPIIKLAPLDVKGTGSCDEVQSMEVSPASREELISIPEFSPINEIQNNSVSNNRALEDLMDLTGSVTYPKLSSGGHKGDCNKNLIEGVVSPMSDSKLIGMSPPSSNKLSIQ from the exons GTGAAAAGATGGCGCCACCGTCCATCACTCTACTTCCTGACAAGAGATCTCCGACAAACGGTCACAGCTCTCCAGCCCGAACTAGAAAAACTA CTCCAACTAACACAGAGAAGAAGCCTCAAATAAATGGACACGCATCCCCTTCACACTTAGCAGCTAACATCAATAACAACCATGCAG ATGTGGAGGGTTATATGAAGACGGACGACAGGATGCGATTAGCCAAAGAGAGACgtgaggagagggagaaaagccTGG CGGCAAGAGAGCAGCTGATCAGGGAGAAAGAGCGCAGAGCTCGGCTGCAGTACGAACGCACAGTGGAGGAACGCTGGAGGCGGCTGGAGGAGCAGAGGCAGAAAGAGGAGCTCCGCAGAAATGCAGTGGGGGAGAAGAGGAGGCACCAGCTTGAGGAGGACAGG GAGCGACTTGAGGCCCTGATGAAACGCTCTCTGGAGCGAAGCCTTCAGCTGGAGCAGAGGACCAAACGCTGGAGCAGAGGCTGCTCTACAGGAGCCG GTGACAGTGAGAATGCCCCACTCCCTTTCTCTGCTGCCTCCGCCTTTTCCCATGGTATTGCCTCCCCCCTTCCTGCTGTCAGCGAATCTG CCCCCTGCAGCCCTCACAGGTCACCTTTCCGCGGCTCGCTGAACCCTGCAGATCACAACAGAGCTGGACTTCAGGGTGGCTCTCAGTCCACTCCCAATACCCCTAAG AAAGAGCGGCTGCGTAGGGAGAGGAGAACTGCGTCCCCAGGTTGTGGATCCCCTGTGAGAAGATCCGAATCCCCTGCATGTGTCACAAGGCACTTGGCTTCCCCAACTACCTCTAA GCTGGCATCTAAGATGCGTGCCGAGTCTCCCAGCAATACACATCAGTTCCATAACTCTCCTACAAGACATCGTCCAAACCTGTCACCTGATGATTGGAAAGCAGAAGACAAGAAGGTGGAGAAACACAGTGAACAATCCAAGGCAGAGAAAAAGAATACTGGCATCAACAGCCCAAATCTATCTTCACAACATGAGAAGAATGTTGTCAACACTGAAATCAATAAACCCAGATCTTCTAAAGGTGAAACCTTGGACAGGCACTTCAAAGGTGACACATCTGAAAAAAATCATTCCCCTGACAGAAAGGACAACATGTCTCCAAAAGTGGATTCCTCAGAGAAGAAGACGCAGAGCAACTCTCAGGATGGAGACAAGAAAAAAG AATCAGCACCATGCTCGTCCACAGGGAAGGTAGCAGCTGGCACAACAAATGCAGAGGAGGCTACCAGGTTGCTGGCGGAGCGCAGGCGTCAGGCTCGGGCTCAGAAAGAATTGGAAGACAAAAGGCGGgaacaagaggaagaagaacg ACTAAGGAAAGAGCAGCAGAGAAAGCAATTTGCACAGGAGCAGCGACAGGAGGAGGCGAAGGCTCAGCAAGTGAAGCAAAATGGGAAAAATGAGGAAGATCATCCCAGGTTGGAACAAcaagaagacaaacaaaagaagGAGGAGCATGAGCTACAGACCCAGATGAACAAAGAG agagaaaaatccCAAGTCGAGGTGCAGGTCGACACAGCGCGTCAGCAGCAAGAGAGAGAACTGCAGAAGcaacaagaagaagaggagaggcaACTGAGGAAAAAG AGAATTGAGGAGATCATGAAGAGAACTAGGAAGGGTGAAGCTGAATTGAAG AAGGAGGAGCAGGTGGAGACGAAGCCCGTCTCCCCACCAG GTGAAGTAAAGACTGTTCACACTAATGATCAGGTGAACGAGCAAGCAATCCAAAAGGTTGAGTTTCAGGTTAAAGAGCAGGTCTCAGTTAACATGAAGTTTTGTGCCGTGGTGAagaaagaagcagcagcagcagcagcacaggttGGCAATCAGAATAGTTTGCAAGTGAAAAACAACACTCATCAAGAGACAACAACACGCAGTGTTCCTGACAAGAGGCCGGACACCAAACACACCACTGAAGAGCATGGAGGCCAGCTTACCAGAGAGGGCAAAGCCTGTGTTCTCAAGCCACAGGGAAGAGAGGTGGAaaagaatgtaaacaagaaCAGAGCACATGTTAAAgaccaaataaataaagagctgATAAAGCCAACAGCAGATGCCAAAATCAACCAAAGGGAGGGTGGTGTGATGAATGGAGCAGTAAAGGGTGAAGTATGCGCCTTGAAGAGAAGCCATCTGACTGCTGAGGTAAGCAAACGGCAGAGCCTGCATGTGTTGACAGCTGCTAAAGGAGGGTCCCAGATGGAGGTCATTAGACCCCCTGTGGCACCCCTGCCATCGGGACACCTTTCACCGCCAATCATCAAGCTGGCACCACTAGATGTGAAGGGTACAGGGTCTTGTGATGAGGTGCAGTCCATGGAGGTCAG CCCAGCATCAAGGGAGGAACTGATTTCCATCCCAGAGTTCTCGCCAATCAACGAAATCCAGAACAACAGCGTGAGTAACAACCGTGCTCTTGAAGACCTGATGGACCTGACAGGCAGCGTCACCTACCCCAAACTGTCCTCTGGGGGCCACAAAGGCGACTGCAACAAGAACCTCATTGAGGGTGTTGTTAGTCCCATGTCAGACTCAAAACTCATAGGGATGTCGCCTCCATCCTCAAATAAACTTAGCATCCAGTAG